From Gadus macrocephalus chromosome 16, ASM3116895v1:
TCCATGAGCCAAAGGCAAAGCAGGAATACATGGAGCGCACTGGTGTGACCATCCAGGAGAGGGGAGTGTTCCTTTCTGACAGCGGCCTGCTCGGTGGCTCTCCAGATGGGACGGTGGCTGATGACTTCATCATTGAGGTGAAATGTCCCTATTCAGCCAGAACCAAGACCAACCTGCAGGCAGCGGAGAGGAAGGACTTTTTTCTAGAACTGGATGAAGTCACTGGCTTACTGAAgctcaagcaaacacacaaccactggCATCAGATTCAGGGCAATCTGCACCTGACAGGAGCCAACAATTGTCATCTTGTGGTGTGGACTCCTCTTGACCTTGTTATCCTGCTCATCCCTAAAGACCCAGCATGGGCTAGCAACATTAACATTCTGGAAACATTTTATAAGGATTGTTTCCTTCCTCGCATACTTCTGCATTCATGACCTGTTCTAGTGAAGGATTTCTTTCTTCTGCAGCTTGCCAGGCCACCAAGGTATCTatccttttgttttgttgtacATTCTCATCACACAGTACATAACACACTACACATAGTCAGATGCCATTTACACTGATACACCTAGTCTCCTAGTCTCtttaaaaggtcccatgacatgtcatcaggtgtggtgtgattagccgttacaagccgttttggaaatctgccccttatgacatcacaggtgggcgtgtccacctagatgtatgacggatagatgagcatcgTTTGCTGCAGTCTACTGtgttggctggtagactgatctatccagcacacatctaggtggacacgcccacatgtgatgtcataaggggcagatttccaaaacagcttgtaagcTAATCACACAACACCTGGTGCcgtgtcatgggaccttttatGGGTAAGGCCTCATTCATGTTCACTATTCATTCACTATATTATTGTTTTGTTACATTGTTTGTGTTAACAATAAACTGACTGGGAGTGGGAGCAACTGTGTGAAGACTCAAATGTGTCTGCTAGTTCAGCTTGTTTTGCACCTAGCCTGTCAAAGTGTATGTCCAAGTAGTTCCCAACTGATGGTGGCTTGAACTGAATGATTTTGATGTGACAGACATGAGATAGACACGAGTAAAACAATGACATTTATTCATATAGAAATGCAGAGGCTCAGCATATCCAAAAGTGTGAGTTTGGGTGGGGGAAGGTGTTATTTACGGTTCTTTGTAGAATTTAGAAGTAGAGTGGCTTGGGGAACaaaagagtgtttatatctagtatctatatatagtatattatatctatatatttatattatatagtgTTTATTTATAAGGGACCGAAGTCAAATTCCTCGTTtgttcgcaaacctggccaataaagctgaatctgaatctgaatctgaatctgaatctgttgGTTCTGAGTTTTGGGAGCTTAAAGCGTGATCCGGATGGCAACAACTGAAATTCAGCCTGTAAGGGATGAGAACTATTTGACAGGGTAGA
This genomic window contains:
- the LOC132475069 gene encoding uncharacterized protein LOC132475069, whose protein sequence is MAMQRTKLCMCFHRLLSAHKRKKPLREPQMAYRHKRITASNFGLVLAALKRNSYPPSLFKTLLGQYNLKQGSHACDWGILHEPKAKQEYMERTGVTIQERGVFLSDSGLLGGSPDGTVADDFIIEVKCPYSARTKTNLQAAERKDFFLELDEVTGLLKLKQTHNHWHQIQGNLHLTGANNCHLVVWTPLDLVILLIPKDPAWASNINILETFYKDCFLPRILLHS